TGACCTGCGTTGCGACCTGGCCTCTCTCAGTCCCAAGCTGTCCAATTCCACGCCCTGGAATGAGGAGAACGGAAAATACGCAGCGAACCACGAGAAACTGCGGATCAACCTGCCCGTCCTCGGCCAGTTCATGTCGGCCTACCCGTACCAGTTGAAATTCGTGGTCGACCGCCAGGAAGACCTGGACGAGATCGAGTCGTTCCTCGCGGACCTGGACGACGTGGACCGCAACCGGGTGCTCCTCATGCCCCAGGGACGGACGGCCGATGATTTGAGCAGCAGAGGTGCGTGGGTCGCCGAGGCCTGCAAATCCCGTGGCTTCCGGTACTGTCCGCGGGTACATATCGACCTCTACGGGGACACCCGAGGGACGTGACGCCAGCCTGTTTCTCGCTTGTCCACGGGCCGTCCGAGACATAGACGCCAGCCCATTTCTCACTTGCCCGCAGGCCGTCTGCGACATATCTTGAGCCGTTGCATTGATGCCGGCCAGACAGGCGGATTCGATGTGGTAACCGGACTTGTGCGTCGGTGTGCGGTGCCGGCAAAAACTTCGCGGCCTGTCTACGGACGGTATGCGTCACGCCTCAACACGGAGCGGGTATGAACGACCAAGGCAGGGACTGGGACCGGGGTCTCGTGAGCTATCCCGACCCCAATGTCGAAACGATCGACGACCGCTTCAGGCCCTACGTGCTGCACACCGCCGGGATCGAGCGGCTGTTCACCGGGACGCGGTGGTCGGAAGGCCCCGTCTGGATCGGCGACGCCCGTTGCCTGGTATGGAGCGACATCCCCAACAACCGTATGCTGCGTTGGGACGAAGAGACCGGTGCGGTGACCGTCTTTCGCAAGCCTTCCAACAACACCAATGGCAACACGCGGGACCGCGAGGGGAGGCTGGTCTCCTGCGAGCACGACACCCGGCGGGTGACGCGCACGGAACACGACGGGACGATCACCGTGCTGATCGACCGGTTCGACGGCAAGCCACTCAACGCGCCGAACGACGTGGTGGTACACTCAGACGGCTCGATCTGGTTCACCGACCCGGGGTACGGCATCCTGATGAACTACGAAGGGCACAGGGCCGAATTCGAACTGCCCACCCGGGTGTATCGGCTTGACCCGGTCACGGGCGGCGCGACCGTCATCGCCGACGACTTCGTGCGTCCCAACGGGCTCTGCTTCTCGCCCGACGAATCACGTCTATACGTTGTAGATACAGGTGCTTTCCACGACCCCGACGGACCCGCCCACATCCGGGTGCTGGACATTGAGGGTGCCCGCGCCACAAGCTCCCACGTATTCACCGACATGAAACCGGCCTCCTCCGACGGCATACGGACCGACGTGGACGGCAACCTGTGGGCCGCCTCCGGCTGGGGCGGACCGGACACGAACGGCGTAGTCTGCTTCTCCCCGGAAGGCGAGCGACTGGGCATGATCCACCTGCCCGAGCCTTGTGCCAACCTGTGTTTCGGCGGGGTGAAGAAGAACCGCCTGTTCATGGCCGCCAGCCAGTCCCTGTACGCCCTCTACGTCGAAACCCAGGGGGTGCAGCGGCCGTGACGCGTCTACAGACCCCCGAAAAAGGTTCCATGCTCATATTCGATTTCGACGGGGTCTTGCTGAACTCCGTCGTGGAGATGTCGATCACGGCCTACAATGCGGTCACCGGGGGACTGGCCACATCTCCGGACGATCTTCCCGGCAACGCGGCGACGCTCTTCGTGACCAACCGGTACCACGTCCAGCCGGCCGGCGACGCGATCAACCTGATGGCCTGGTGCGTGGAGAACGCCGGCCTGCCCGGTAATCACCGGCTGGATCCTGCGGAGTACCGTGCGATCCGCGGTTCGTCGGACATTCCCCTGAAGGAGCGCACGGTCCAGTTCTTCGCGGCCCGAAAGCGTTTTGTCGCCCACGATCCCGTGCGGTGGCCGTCGCTCAACACGGTCTACCAACCGGTCTGGGACGAATTGAATGGGGTGGACGCCGAAGGGATCGTGATCCTGACCAATAAAAACCGGGAGGCTACCGTGACCCTGTGCCACCACTTCGGCCTGGCCGTCCGGCCGGAAAACGTGTACGCAGGCGATCACGGGACCACCAAGATCGAGAACCTGGAGGCGATCCAGGCGCGGTTCGGCCGGGAGCGGTACGGATTCGTCGACGATTCCATCGGCAACCTGGAGGAACTCGACGCCCATTTCAACGCCGGTGAGCCCGGTAACGCCGGTGAGCCTCTGCTCGAACTGATGCTTGCTTCCTGGGGATACATCGGACCGGACGACCACGCGCTGGCCCGGCGCGCCGGATACGCCATCCTCGACCAGGCCGGCCTCATCGCACGCATCGCGTCGATGAAGGGCGTCGAAATGGAAAACCCATGAACAGCGGACCGGACAGTAAACCCGGAAGTGCGCTCGAGCTCATCGATCATCTCCCGGAACTGCGCGCCCTCGTCGTCGGCGACGTCATGCTCGATGTCTACGAGTTCTGCCGGACGCGGGCCAGCAAGCCCATCGATTCGGAGAAGGAAGGAAAGCGGGCCTATCAGGCACAGGAAACGATCAAGGTGCTGGGCGGTGCGGGCAACGTGGCCGCCAACCTGGCTTCCCTGGACGTGCGCACCACCCTTGTGGGCGTGACGGGCGACGACGAACATTACTACAAGATAAGGGAGCTGGCTGACGGACTATCCATCCACCACGGCCTGATCCGGGACGGCGACCGGCCCACCACGACCAAGGTCCGGCTGTACCTGGATGACGACTACCTGCTGCGTCGCGATTCCGAGTGCACCGACCGGGTGAACGACAGGATATCGGCCGCGCTGGTGAAGGAAGTCCTTCGCGCGCTACCGGAAACCGACGTGGTGGTCCTGAGCGACTACGACAAGGGCGTCTTTACCGCAGAGAACGCCGGCCAGATCATCCGCGAATGCCGCCTCCACGAAATCCCGGTCGTGGTCGATTTCAAGCCGGGCAACCGGGCAATCTTCTCCGGCGTGGACATCATCGCGCCGAACGCCGCCGAGGCTGCCGAGCTCATCGGCGGGTTTTCCCTGGACCGTCTGGAATCCGACTGCCGGCGTCTGCACGACGCGCTGGGCTGCCGGCACACGGTGGTCACACTCGGCGAGCACGGACTCTGCGGCGTGGGCACGGACGGGTTCTTCCACGCGCCCGGACACCGGGTAGTACCCGTGGACAAGGTCGGCTGCGGCGACACGGTACGGGCGGTACTCGCCATTGGCGCGACGCTGGGACTTTCCCTCGAGGAAGCGGGGGGGCTCGCCAACGACGCGGCGGCCGTCATCGTGCAGAAACCGGCCACGTCCGTCCTCTCCCGGCGTGAACTGCACGATTTCGTGGGGCGCAAGCCTGCGGAGGAACTGCGTACCGCCAGGGACGTTTAACCTTGTACATCCAGCACAAACCGGATAGTATTTACATGAGCGAAGAGCATTCTTCAGCGTATTCGGCAGGAGACGAACGGGCAGGAGACGAACAATGGCG
This genomic window from Gemmatimonadota bacterium contains:
- a CDS encoding radical SAM protein, whose protein sequence is DLRCDLASLSPKLSNSTPWNEENGKYAANHEKLRINLPVLGQFMSAYPYQLKFVVDRQEDLDEIESFLADLDDVDRNRVLLMPQGRTADDLSSRGAWVAEACKSRGFRYCPRVHIDLYGDTRGT
- a CDS encoding SMP-30/gluconolactonase/LRE family protein, yielding MNDQGRDWDRGLVSYPDPNVETIDDRFRPYVLHTAGIERLFTGTRWSEGPVWIGDARCLVWSDIPNNRMLRWDEETGAVTVFRKPSNNTNGNTRDREGRLVSCEHDTRRVTRTEHDGTITVLIDRFDGKPLNAPNDVVVHSDGSIWFTDPGYGILMNYEGHRAEFELPTRVYRLDPVTGGATVIADDFVRPNGLCFSPDESRLYVVDTGAFHDPDGPAHIRVLDIEGARATSSHVFTDMKPASSDGIRTDVDGNLWAASGWGGPDTNGVVCFSPEGERLGMIHLPEPCANLCFGGVKKNRLFMAASQSLYALYVETQGVQRP
- a CDS encoding PfkB family carbohydrate kinase, with product MNSGPDSKPGSALELIDHLPELRALVVGDVMLDVYEFCRTRASKPIDSEKEGKRAYQAQETIKVLGGAGNVAANLASLDVRTTLVGVTGDDEHYYKIRELADGLSIHHGLIRDGDRPTTTKVRLYLDDDYLLRRDSECTDRVNDRISAALVKEVLRALPETDVVVLSDYDKGVFTAENAGQIIRECRLHEIPVVVDFKPGNRAIFSGVDIIAPNAAEAAELIGGFSLDRLESDCRRLHDALGCRHTVVTLGEHGLCGVGTDGFFHAPGHRVVPVDKVGCGDTVRAVLAIGATLGLSLEEAGGLANDAAAVIVQKPATSVLSRRELHDFVGRKPAEELRTARDV